The following is a genomic window from Neoarius graeffei isolate fNeoGra1 chromosome 16, fNeoGra1.pri, whole genome shotgun sequence.
TCTGCAGGGAAATGCATTGGCTGATGCCTTACACACATGTACACATTGTTCCCTGAAGAAGACTTGCTGCTAAAATAATGGATGCCAGCTGCATTTAAAAGGAACGATGTACAGCAGTTTTGGTTCTGCTTTGCATCAGACAGTTTGGGTGTGTTTTATAAATGAGCTGGATATGTACATGTGGCCATGTGATCGGAAAAACGAGCAAGTCTGTGGGCGCAGTGTCCACAAAGAATGAGCAGAAAAAAGGATTTGAAACATGCAGTGGAAAGAGCAACACGGCTGAAGTGAATGTGGCATTCATTCTCTTGTGGTGTTTCCTGTTTTCAGGGAGGAGAGTCACCGATTTATCATCATGCCTTTGGTGATGCGGAATATCGAGCCGCGGCACCTGTGCCGTGAGACCCTGCCCAAGTCAGTGAGGAGTGAGCTGGAGTGTGTGACCAACGTCACACTGGCGAACATCATCCGCCAACTCGGTTCCctcagtgagtgtgtgttttgGTAATATTAGGTGGACTATGGTGCTATAACTGACTTTGTACATCTGTTTTATATCACAGGCAGGTTTGCAGAGGATATCTTTGGAGAGTTGTTTGTCCAGGCCAGTATGTTTGCAGATAGGGTGAATACCCTTGGTGAAAGAGTGGACAAACTTCAGGTCAAAGTCACCCAGTTGGACCCCAAAGAGGAAGAGGGTAAGAGGAGCAGGATTGTCTGAATGTACTGCAATTGCAACTGTACAACACGTCATGCTGTCGTATTCTTCAAATATTGGCAAACCATAAGTGTGTCTGTTGCTATGTTAAATGAATGCCATCATGGCCAGATCATCAGGAGTTGGTTTGTTTGTCATGGATAATAATGGATGCTTGTCCATGTTCCCCTACTATAGTGTTTTTATTCTTGATTATCTCAAATGTTTGCATTATTTTCTGCTTCCTCATTGTTGGCTTGTTGTTTTGTTGCCTCTAGTTTCACTGCAGGCAATCACCACTCGCAAAGCTTTCCGTTCTAATCTGATTCAGGATCAACAGCTCTTTACTCGGCCTTCCCTGCCTCAGCCGGTGCAGGAGACGTACCAAACCTGCAACAAGCCACCACCACTCAGCATCCTCAGCGTCTACAGGTATACAGTTTATATTTAATATGTCGTGCCTTGAAACAATTATTACGGGGTTTGCTggatattattttattataaattgCACTCTTCAGTAAGGTCTTTTATAGAGGTATTTAATAAGGTGTCACCAGAAAGAATTTGAGTTTTTATCTCCGATGGATTTAGATTCTTAACTTGCTCAATATGGAATATTTTATTTTGCATGTTTTGAATCCTTTTTTAAACTATTTAACAtctcatttaattgttttatttgaattttaaTTTGTGTATTTGTGTAGATTTATTTGCATCCTTGCTTCTGCCATaactgtacagtggatataaagtgtacatacCCTGTTaaaataggtttttctgatgtgtaaaaaaaaaaaccccacaataaataacttcaaaacttttcccacctttaatgtgacctataacctgtacaattcaattgaaaaacaaatctgttgggggaggaaacataaaaaaaaaaaaaaaaagtacaagaagatggttgcataagtgtgcacacccttaaactaatactttgttgaagcacctttttgatttaattacagcattcagtctttttgggttggagtctatcagcctgccacatctagacttggcaatatttgcctactcttccttgcaaaagcgctcccagtctgtcagattgcgagggcatctcttgtgcacagccctcttcgggtcagcccacagattttcaattggatttaggtctgggctctggctgggccattccaaaacttttttgggagggttattgttgtgctgaaagatgaaattcctctttatCTTCAGCTTTTTAGCAGACGCcgaaaggttttgggccaaaattgactgtttagaactgttcataattccttccaccttgactaaagcccctgttccagctgaaggaaaaacaaccccaaaacatgatgccaccaccatgcttcactgtgggtatggtggtGTTTTAGTGatgtgcagtggtgtttttgtgccaaacataccttttggaattgtggccaaaaagttctaccttggtttcatcagaccataacacatttgcccacatgcttttgggagtttttttttttttttttcccctcctctcccctcccctaacagatttttcaactgaattgtacaggttataagtcacattaaaggtgggaaaagtcttGAAATTATTTAATCATGGTCTCGTAGGTTTTTCGTgtgtgtgggttgttttttttttttttaaatcctctaTCATTTTAACGCAGTGTGCAcactttatataaaaaaaaaaaagtgtacacaccccattaaaatgatagaggattttttttttaaatatataaatatccaCTGTAGCCCTTGATGCTggcatggtgtgaaaaacaacgaTCTATTCCAAGCTGCACATTCTCACAGTATATTGCTCCTGACATTTTCATGGACATAACATTACGAAACCCTTCATTAGTTGTATAACAGTGCTTAATGCTACATTTCACTTATTGATTCATAAAATATTAGCCACAAAATGACTATGTAGTCAGTACAGTAAGTAAATTAAATTGTAAGTGAATGCATCAATGAATGCAATAGAGAGGTGTAATATTACTAGTTGTGCAGTTTGGTATTACTCTTAACCATCCAGTTGAGTTTGTGGTTAAGTGATTCTGCAGTAATACTTTTAGAAAGTGGTTGTCTGATGTTGACATGGCATATTTAGTCTGTTGATGCAACTCGGCGTTGGGCAGTAGCATATGTAATAGCTTTTTATTGATCATTAATGTTTTATCAAATGTTAAATATAACACTTTGTTGTAGGCATATTTCATCTTTTTGGGTCAAATCTTTGTCCTTTTTCTTCTTTCAGTGGTAAAAGGAAAGAGCCATGTTGGCCAAAGTGTTTCAGTGACATTTTTCCTAAACATAATAAATTGATGTTAAATATAAGCTTGACTAATATTAGCCAAGTCAGACACTAACAGATCATATTTCACATTAATGAACTTGAAACATTTTCCATTTACCTTTGCAGAAAGTGTTGCATGCATTGGGAGAAAAAAGGGGAAGGAGGTGGGGCTTCCCGGGAGTGCCTTAACATGAGAGTTCAAAACACTATTACATATTCACATGTAATTTGGCTCATCTGCCATTTTATTGAGGATGACCAGGATACTCTTTTGGTGCATTTTTGAGTAATAACTCTTACTAGGGTTCAACTAGCAGACCATGGTCCACGGGCCCTTTGTTTACACCTGGAACACGTTAAGCAGTCTGCCACTTTGGGGTAATTTTTGTATTTTCAGGTCCCCCTTCACAATGCGTTAgtgctgctaaaaaaaaaaaaaatcttccactGACAGGCAAAATATGGAAGATCCCGTCTCTCTAAAGTTCACACACTCATAGCTTCAACCCTTTCCCAAACTATGGTACCCATAATGCAGTGCACCAAAACATTAACCATTTACTGTTTAACACTAGTGCACTCTGATGCTTTCGTGGTGCTCCTATACAAAATGTGTAATGGATGGCTGGCCTGGTAATATAATTGGCAATATTAATCATTGGATATCGTAGCACTGTAATATTGTACAGGGACAATGTTATAGTACAAGCCTAGTGTCTGCAAATGCCCATCATTGTAACAAGTCAGATCATCCTGGTATTTCTAGATAAAAACATTAGTTCCCGGTCtaaatttattcttgtatttgtCACAGGGAGGATGGAAAGGAGGCACTTAAATTCTACACTGACCCATCCTATTTCTTTGATCTATGGAAAGAGCAGATGCTACAAGACACCAAAGACATCATGAAAGAAAAACGGAAACATAGGGTGAGACTAGAAACTTATGAGAACCTCCGTTTAATTGGTTAGCATTATAGCaggtcattttttaaaaaattgttaacttgtgtgcatgtgagtgcagaaAGAAAAGCGAGAAAATCCCAACCGGAGCAACCTGAACCCTCGCAAGATCAAAACGCGTAAAGAGGAATGGGAACGTCGAAAGATGGGAGAGGAGTTTGTTGTCCCTAAATCGGACTCTGGGTAAGTGAAAGTACAGGACTGGAGTGACTGCATTTTAGTTGGAGTCTTCATGTAAACTCATAATTGTCCGTGCATTTTTAGTCATTCTAAGGATGTGCTCAATGGCAGCATTGGGTCAGGTGATGACATGGGTACGATAGACTCTGAGGGACTAGACCAAAGCACTGCTTCCTACAGTTACGATCCTGGCTCTCCTCTCCCACCTCCGTTGTTGGATGATGAAGGTTTCCTGCCACCACCTCCCCCAGATATGACGTAAGATTTATTTGTGATCACCAACAGTGATCACAGTTAATGGTTATGAGGAATGTTGGTCTGTGATTTAATGCTTGTTTTCTTGCAGGTGTAATGATGTGTCATATGGAACCTCACCCCAGAGACCAGTTAGCATTTTAAGCCCTACCCATCCTCCTCCAGCTCCTCCATCAATGGCAACCTCTCCTCCTGGCCGTCCTTCAGTGGCGCCACCTGTCGCCCCACCTCCTCCCCCGCCCATGGGGATGACTCCACCCCCACCTCCCTCAGCATTTGATTCTCCTCCCTCTCCTACTGCTTTTGCCTCCATTTCTCCCTCTGTTCCTCCACCACCACCCATGGCTCCCAGTATTCCATCTACACCCCCTCCTCCTGGTGGGGCTGGACCCCCTCCTCCACCTCCACCCCCTCCACCCCCAGGCCCACCACCACCCTCCTTTGTTTCATcagctcctccccctcccccttcaggTGGGCTCTCAGCTGCCTCTGCCCCCAAGCCTCAACCTGCCCCCGTCAGCGATGGCCGCAGCGATCTCCTGGCAGCTATTCGCCAAGGTACGTTGAAATTTCACCTCTGTACTCCTACATCCAGTCACTCAGATGTGCTCTAACATATGAAGAATGAGTTATGAATTATATCAACCTGACTCAAGGGTTGTTTTGTGGGGGTAGGGGGtttaaataaaaaattgtaaAGGTGAGGGGTTTATTTTTAAGTAAAAGGTCGGAGGTCTGGGGGGGCGTCGTgggtcaggtggataaggcgccataccataaatctggggacccgggttcgattccggcccgaggtcattccccgatccctccccgtttctctctcccgctcatttcctgtctctacactgtcctaaccaataataaaggtaaaaaaaaagtcaggaggtCTTTCTTGAACACATTGTAAAGTATGGAAACATAAATGAAAGACTTATTTGCAGAGCAaaaataagatttaaaaaaatacaataagcaTTTTCACCAAAATATGCACGCATGTTATAACCTGGGTGTTAATTAGCAATATTAACAGGATGTATGATGCCAGTTTAGTAAACAAATGGTTATCATAATTTGCTGCTTACACACAAATTTGAAAAACATTACAATATATTTACTTACTTGTTACTTTCTATGATCATTTTATTCATTTGCAAGAGTCTTTTCCTGAGTAATTAATGATTTTGAAGTAGTCAGCCATCTTTGTTCAAGATATCTTTTGTTGCAATTATAATTACTTGCCAGTGATCTATGGTGCTTTGAGTAACCTTCTTTGAAGAGATGAGCATGTAGCTTTGATCTTAAAACCCATGCCTATACAAAATAACACTTAGCTGTCCACTGTAGTGACCTCCATGCATGAAAGGGTTATTTTTGTTACTGAGGTCATTCTCCATGAGGGTAGCGTTCTACTCCGCTTCATGAATCCATGACATTAACTTTGATACTTTTGACACTTGTTCCAAGAAATGCTCTAGAATCCTGTGAGCCATTTCGCCTAATGTCATTTTTAAAATGTCAGTTTCTGTGCAGGAAAGCAGAGTTGCTGCTATTTTTGTCAAAGTACACATGACCACCAGGTTACACAGTATCTCACTCCTCAGTAATTAAGTACCATTTTATCATATGTTCTTTTTAAACACCAGAGCTAATGTATGCTCAAGGTGAGGGTTGTGGGGAGTAAAATCAATAGCCAGACTGACCATAATCATGTTTTAGCACATGTCTGCTATAAGGGCTGAATTTATGTCTGAAACATTACATTCTGAATGATCCTCTCACAGTACAGTTGCATGTATTGTAATTAACATGCAACACTCCATACAACAAATGCAACTGGGACAGCTCTTCAGTTTCTGTTAGTCTTTCTTTTAAAGTATTGGAGTTGAGGATGCAGTTTCTCTTAATATTGACGACCAGGTATACCATGTTTTGGCTCTAATGTACTAATGTTTCACAGAATGGAGCAGACTGAGCTTTTGTTTATTCTCAAAAATAAAAGCTACTGTCCAGCATGGTAATAATTACCATCTGCGACTTGCAGTCTTCCCCACAAATTGTGATTTTTGATTTTTAgactttaaaataaatattttaatgtGGTGAACAGTTCCTCATAATTATTTCTCGTGCCATCAATGCAGTGTTTTTGGATAAATGAATGAATTGGTATAATTCTATAGTTTACAATTACCTTTCACTAAAGAAATTGGGGGAGAACTTTTTAAAGTGCTGTGTATCAGTATTGTCTGTTCCAATGActgtttttaatttaaaaaaataaaaaaaggggtGGTGTGGCTCTATGCCTTtccatcacgggcgattgctctaagacaacgagggaggctcagcctcctcctaaaaatgacgaacatcgtgtaggatgaattgtgctaggcttatgttatagccgaccttataacatttgctatttcagatccagaatcatagaaatacatgtgctcaacccaactacagtgcgaaatcattccgttataactttctccagttcgcctaatgtgtgtgtgagtttttccccctcgtgacagcgcgatgcagcccagcctcagtggattgggagctatgtgcttgtcaatctcaaaatgcaagacgattattggacaaatactgcgaaaatgcctgcccacggagtctcacggactcccagcctcagtggacttcaacggcatttgggagctctgcgcttttcaatctcaaaatgcaagatggttattggacaaatactgcgaaaacacccgcccacggactccgagcctcacatgggagggacatggcagtttccgcgaggagactggtgattggtgaaagcggctggatattttctttgattgacagctcgtttcaactatagacaggcagcggtacagtgttgccagattgggcggtttcctgccgaatttagtgcattttggtgggttttgaacatattttgggctggataacgtcagcagtatctggcaacatcagttcagtcccatgcagattcgcaagtgctgtggtgtattgtaagagatcggcttacatttcgatttcattcattacatacggtttttaccagcttttttagtttgtatatattttcactgtaaataaagtgtaaatatagtgctgtcaagtttgctatcttagttccagaaattttgtttatttgtttattactgaacttgaacttgagggggctagtcagctagcaagaaagctgctcacggatgccaagcattgttgatttaattttggcgaagccatttgccagtcttcctttcgaggaaaaatttaaaattaaagagcagggtagaccaacgcctcaaattgacttggtgaaaaaggtagggaataatactcgttcctttcagctctcctggtacgagaaagtgaattggctaacagcaagtgacccacatcaacaacagtaaataggctactttagtaatatgtcatggatggaccaaaaatatagaatctatttaaaatgcttatgctgagtatattatattggaatatatgtttttctggatatgaattaaacaccgctacaatttggaaaacatttttaaacaaaaacacagtcgag
Proteins encoded in this region:
- the wasf2 gene encoding wiskott-Aldrich syndrome protein family member 2; amino-acid sequence: MPLVMRNIEPRHLCRETLPKSVRSELECVTNVTLANIIRQLGSLSRFAEDIFGELFVQASMFADRVNTLGERVDKLQVKVTQLDPKEEEVSLQAITTRKAFRSNLIQDQQLFTRPSLPQPVQETYQTCNKPPPLSILSVYREDGKEALKFYTDPSYFFDLWKEQMLQDTKDIMKEKRKHRKEKRENPNRSNLNPRKIKTRKEEWERRKMGEEFVVPKSDSGHSKDVLNGSIGSGDDMGTIDSEGLDQSTASYSYDPGSPLPPPLLDDEGFLPPPPPDMTCNDVSYGTSPQRPVSILSPTHPPPAPPSMATSPPGRPSVAPPVAPPPPPPMGMTPPPPPSAFDSPPSPTAFASISPSVPPPPPMAPSIPSTPPPPGGAGPPPPPPPPPPPGPPPPSFVSSAPPPPPSGGLSAASAPKPQPAPVSDGRSDLLAAIRQGFNLRKVEEQREQEKRDFVGNDVAAILSRRIAVECSDSEDDSSEFDDDEWSE